The DNA window ACGCCCGTAAAATTCTTCAGGTAAAACAAGACTGGGAAAAAGAACTGAAAGATCTGACGGAAAATAACGAAGGGGAATTGAATATTGCTGTTCCACTGATGCGAAGTAGCTGTATGATTCCACAGATTATGGCAGAATTTTCAAAAAAATATCCGAATGTCAATGTCAGCATCTGGGAAGAGGCATACTCTATTCAGGAAAAACTTCTGTTGAATGATCAGCTTGATTTTGGGATTTTTAATGAGACGAGGGAACATCCAAAACTGGAATACGAACTGCTGAAAAGAGAGGAAATTCTTCTGGTTATGCCACCGGATCATCCGTTGGCATCTTCCGGATATCAGTCTCCCTCCGACCAGTACCCGAGAATCGATCTGTCCACGCTTGCCAGCGAACCTTTTATTCTCCATTTTCCGGAACAAACCACCGGAAAACTGGTTCTTGAAGCCCTGGATCGCGCCGGTGTCCAGCCCCGTGTACCGGTTCGAAGCCGGAACACGGAGACCTGTGTAAAACTTTGTATGCAGGGAATGGGCATGTGTTTTACGCCGGAAACATATTTACAAAATATGGATTTTTTCAGAAAACCGGCTTGCTTTTCTGTCGATGAAAAAGGAATTTTTACAACACTGAGCATCGCTTTTCGCAGGGGAACTTATCTTCCCAAATACGCCAGGGATTTTATTGAAATTGCACGGAATAAATAAGGATTTCACTGATACAACGGATGGTTTTTGTGCCATTCTCTATTATCGCTTCTGCAACAGCAGATTCAGCCACTTTTCTTCTTCCCTTCCCGGACGCACATCACCGGTCACCCAGGATTCTTCTATGGAAAGTGACTCAGTATCACGGATGAATCTCTGGAAACTGCTCCAGGTGAAATCCGTGAAATATCTGCCGTTTCGCATCCCTTCATACTCTCCATATTTGAAAGAAGTGTAGATCCATCCATCGGGACGCAGGGCATCCGCCATTTTTTTCAGCACAGATCTTAATTCTGTTTTTTCCAGATGCAGAATCGAAGAACACGCCCAGATACCGTCATACTGCTCCCGGACATCCAGATCCTGAAAATACATCTGGCGTACCGGAATTCCTGTATAGGCACTGGCGATTTTACACAGTTCTTCGGATCCGTCTATGGCCTCCACCTGATATCCATGTTCCAGAAAATATTTGGTATCTCTGCCGGAACCGCAGCCAAAATCAAGAATTGCCGCTCCCGGTTCCAGTCTGCTTAAAAAACGATTCAATGTATCTGTCAGATCTGCGTGAACTGTACCGCTGACAAAAGAACCGGCATTTTGATTATAATATTGTAATGTTATATCCTTGTTTTCTTTATACATATTTATATCCTTTTCTGTTGCAAATAAAATTATGCAAATCAAAAACAGCTTTCAGGAAACTGACACGTAACCCGGAAGCTGTTTGATTATTACTATTTCACCAGTTTAAATGTCTTTTCCAGCATAAAGAACATCAGAATCAGGAAGAACAATACATAAACCGGAAGTAAACCGACAGAAATATGGTTTGCGATCAGTCCGAACAGCGGCGGCATAAAAGTAGATCCCACATACGCTGATTGTCAAGGTAGTTGTCAGTAAAAATTTATATTTTTTGTTCGTGCAGGTTATCAGATATTGTTCTGTACCTGACGTGAGTATCAATAAATGATCTAATTTATTGGCAATCACGTCAGGCACAGAACCCTGCTTGAGCGCTAGCATTTTGAATGAATTGATTTTTATGATACAGCAGTCTTTTCAGCTTCTGTTTCAAGCTGCTCCGGCATCTTATCCGGATTCAGATACACTGTATCTGGAAGACTCCAGTCACGGGTTGCACGTCCATTCCAACGTTCTGGATGCTCTGCTTTGGCAGCTTCGTAGACCTCTTTGCGTTTGGCCAGTATCTTATCAGACAAGCCGCTGCGGCGCTGGTATGGAGTAAGAAACTTCAACCCACTGTGATGGTGATCGTGGTTATACCACTTTACAAACAGGCTGACCCATTCCCGTGCCTCTTCCAGTGTTCCAAATCCTTTGGGCTGATAATTCGGACGATACTTCAGCGTTTTGAATAGGCTTTCGGCGTATGGATTATCATT is part of the Blautia faecicola genome and encodes:
- a CDS encoding class I SAM-dependent methyltransferase, translated to MYKENKDITLQYYNQNAGSFVSGTVHADLTDTLNRFLSRLEPGAAILDFGCGSGRDTKYFLEHGYQVEAIDGSEELCKIASAYTGIPVRQMYFQDLDVREQYDGIWACSSILHLEKTELRSVLKKMADALRPDGWIYTSFKYGEYEGMRNGRYFTDFTWSSFQRFIRDTESLSIEESWVTGDVRPGREEEKWLNLLLQKR
- a CDS encoding LysR family transcriptional regulator, with the protein product MPKQNSQGDFMNYSELHYILCIAKHQNLTRAAQELYISQPTLTKHLQKLEREMGAKLFSRNGNTYVPTYTGRKYMEYARKILQVKQDWEKELKDLTENNEGELNIAVPLMRSSCMIPQIMAEFSKKYPNVNVSIWEEAYSIQEKLLLNDQLDFGIFNETREHPKLEYELLKREEILLVMPPDHPLASSGYQSPSDQYPRIDLSTLASEPFILHFPEQTTGKLVLEALDRAGVQPRVPVRSRNTETCVKLCMQGMGMCFTPETYLQNMDFFRKPACFSVDEKGIFTTLSIAFRRGTYLPKYARDFIEIARNK